DNA from Pecten maximus chromosome 18, xPecMax1.1, whole genome shotgun sequence:
ttttatGAACATATTTTCTACTGGAACAGCTTTCATAAAAAACGTCTTACAGGTGACAAGGGTATATGGTATTAAGCCGTTTTAAAGTGTTGTAATACTTTCGTTTCGATAAATTTTAATCCGAAAGaaaatctttgaaaataaatccTTTGTAGTATAATAGGATTTAGAGATTCACCGCCACGTATACCTAATCGTTAGTTTAAACACATTAACGACGACTGAACGGGGTTAAGAACACGTATATTAATCGTGTATGACTGGCAGGAATTGGACACAAACTGTAGAGTATGTTTTAATGGTGATATTAAATAGTTCTGTGTGCATGGTCATATTAAAGTTGAAAATAATCATGATCACATTaaagtagaaaaaaaacatgattataTTAAAGTTAAACACGTTTGATTCCAGAACGCACGTTTATACAGAATGAAAATCCCACTGAACATAATTTAGAACACACGGTAAGTTTAGACTGGACATTTCGCTGAACAGTTTCAGTACGATAGCAAACAGTAATTTAGAGCGAACAGGTTTTGTTGAACATATATTAGAACACATCATTATTAAGAGTTACATTTATGTTCAATATAACATTTTGCCTGAACAGTTATAAGAACATACTAAGTTGAAGTAAAGTGAACAGTGTTGTTGAACATGTATAAGAACACACAGTAATTTAGAATGAACATTTTGGCTAAACAGATGCAAAACACACATCGAAGTAGAATGGACATCTTGGCTGAACAGCTGACCATGGCAGTGATTAATAAAATGTTCTCCTATGTTAACATACAGTTGTTAACGATGGATGGCCTCAAACAGACTGTGTATCtaagtattttatattttacgaTATATACTTCCATTGAAAACAGGCCCATATATGGTCATCCACACCATGgggaagaagaagaagaagaagaagaagaagaatattCGGTAGTTTTTTTTGTGGTGTTGATAATGCTGAAGGTGAGACAGGTTTACGAAAGAAGACGTGGCACACTTCAACATGACATGGCGATAAATAAAGTAAACATACGTCTCTAAATTTACTTGAGGACGGGTGTGTTGTTCGATAAAAACAGACGACATTTTTGTTGTAATGTTGCAGTAAgatgaaaaaaacccacttcTTATAGTTCAATGTTTTGGCAATGACTCTTCTAACCTTTATCAAATTGTTATTCAACGAAATAGATGTCACGTGACTCCTGATCAGTCTAAGTTCTATAATCAGGACATCTGCTATGTATATTCCTGGTTTCTGACGTCTGCTGCTCATGAACACTTGTGGGTAAAGTTACCTTTGTCACAGCTGAAATTAACAACTGTTTGAAATTGTCCAATAAGACACATTTCCTAATACGACTTCCGGTTCGCATTGATATTCACTTCTGAAGTACTTCCGGTCCTTTCAGATGTTCCTTGCACCTCTGATTCTCCACATGTTAGAAGTTAAGTTTTATTGTAAAACGACGAAATTGTTATCGAGGTAATATTGCACGTTTGTTAATCAGTCTCCGACTTAGTCGATGTTGTGATATCGTAAAGGGCTGTCCCCTTCTCTTTGGGAAGGGTGGCAGTAGTGGAGGGTTAGGTTTGAATCTCTGACTCCCGACATGCATCAGTACACCACCAGCCAAGTTTATAAGTAGTCCCATTATCACCATACCACACGACCAACTGACCGATTGGGACACCTTGTTTATAGCGGATCCGTACACAATAATCCCAATGAAACCGAAAAACACTGAAACagacaaaaaatacatttactttaatacaaattatacatttgtaaactttatttattttaaaacaattgcgaaacaagttatattaacttatattaatcacgcttgttggcccggatagaagcgcgcgaggggtctatctgtgggaggaaaccagagtacccggggaaacccacgtggtcgggcaggtgaccccataccttttcacgtccgatcggggaatcgaaccccggctgcctaggtgaaaggcaagtgtgttaccactgtgccacccgaccacttTTATACACATCAATTATAAATTTAACTCCTTGTTACAATTTTATTGAAGTGATGTGATTTTTTTGCAAACTGGTTTACAGTTGTCTTAGGTGTCATGTGATATCATAATGAAGCGCAGCTAAATAttccatttatatatttaaattacatGACAAAGGCTACTTTAataattaaagtaaaaaaaccGCCAGCATCTACTGATATAAGCTAGTTAATAGAATAAACAAAGTATTAAAAGTCTGCGTGTAGTACTGGTTGCCAGCTACCAGACATGTCATATTTAACGTAAAGTTAATTTTAACACGTTTTCTGGAATATCAAAAGACTGGCGTACACAACATAAAAATCTTTTTCTCGTTAAAAAATGCCTAAAGGCGACAGCTGAAATCAAGAAGTGGTACAGACCaagttttgaaataaagatgaATATGTTGTTCTTTAGAGTAGGAATGAGTCTTATCAAGAAAACTTCGATCGGGAAATATTTAAGCGAACAAATTACACATAGAGTTTGAACGTACCTGATACGTAGGAGGCAATAGCGGCCAACAATCCTACTGATTTCTCCTCGAAAAGGCCACACATGTACAGAAGCATGAAGAGCAAAACTAGGCAGAAACCCGCCATTACCAGGAGAATGAAGACGGCCGCAAAAATAATCTGGCCCTTTTCTGGAACAGAAACATAAATATAGGTAAGATACTGGAATCGGCACAAAAATGaacaacaacaaccacaactacaaAAACCACAACACCACAACACCACCATCACCgtcgccgccgccgccgccgacgacaacaacaacaacaacaacaacgacaacgacgacgacaacaacaacaacaacaacaacaacaacaacgacaaaaAACAACGACGACAAAAACAACGACAACAAGATGCAAACGAGACTGTATTTCTAAATAAAGATCAACAAAACGAGGGGAAAATACGGGTTTATACAGAGACACTTTAACAGCTACCAGGAGAACAGGACCAGGTTTAGGAATGTTAAGCGTCATCTTATCAATACCTATCAATCACACCAACAAAGTATAACTGATTACAAAACGTTCAGTAAAATGCAATTATACGTAATATAAGCAGGCTAAATTCAACTCTtcaaacacaaaaatgttttGGCGAACTGAAATTTTGACAATCGAAAATGGgatttacagtatacagttaACAAAGTTAATTAGGGATTAACACTATATTGTGAACGATCTATTCTCGTCGTAAAGTTCTTTTCCTCTTAATAAAGAGAAAGAAATTAAATCGCAAGGATGTGTACCGTGATATATTTCtaaagtaaataaatgaataaaatctGGTAACACATGTGATTCAGTGCTTTGTGACATTTTAACGCTTAAAGGAATTCCCCAAATGTTTCATATGCTTCAATATGTAGGCCTATTCACCTCCGGTAGGTACATTTTAAAGCATAAAGGACAAATATTAGCTAGACTAATGGACCACGGAATGATATTTATATGTCAGAGTAGGAACACACAATAGCTAATCTTTGGATTCCAATCATGTTTACTTGTACAAACTGTTATATCTGAAACTATTCACATCAAAAGATCACCTAGAACGAACATACAGGTTGTAGTTTAAACTTAAAAGAACCATGTCCTAATTTAAGATTTTAATAACGACGGAGattgttttttaaatgttagAGCAGAACGCGACCAGGACAGGTTTTAAAGCTTATAGGATACACAAAAGCGATTTGATAAAAAGTGTTTAATGCTTAAAACGTTTTATTTAATACCTTATGCAATACCACAACTCGATTCATgtttacaagtatatatatgattgtaatttatataacaaatcacTTTATCTtactcaaatatatatatgattgtaatttatataacaaatcacTTTAACTTACTCAAATATTTATACtattgtgatttatataagtaaGAAATCACTTTATCTtactcaaatatatata
Protein-coding regions in this window:
- the LOC117316749 gene encoding uncharacterized protein LOC117316749 yields the protein MPCRVEIDWIACLIELLGTVFFIIGLATDHWSVSDDGSAHSGLFTSCTSSGLCYDTHVFYDQYAEKGQIIFAAVFILLVMAGFCLVLLFMLLYMCGLFEEKSVGLLAAIASYVSVFFGFIGIIVYGSAINKVSQSVSWSCGMVIMGLLINLAGGVLMHVGSQRFKPNPPLLPPFPKRRGQPFTISQHRLSRRLINKRAILPR